In Bacteroidota bacterium, a single window of DNA contains:
- a CDS encoding DUF2459 domain-containing protein, whose protein sequence is MKTIKKILKWIITIVLIPVGYFLLSLLLTFIPVNTKDDNSVKNKSIYLESNGIHLNIIIAENQLDSILLDGLKQSQNDNFYAFGWGDRNFYLNTPTWDDLTYSTACRALFIKSSALIRVNRYSIIHGDWTEIKVNQDQLNKINRYIYRTFSLDSHNKKIKLNNRGYSNNDNFYEAMGSFTCFNTCNSWVNSGLKESDIKACLWTPFDFGLLNMHKK, encoded by the coding sequence ATGAAGACTATTAAGAAGATATTAAAATGGATTATTACAATTGTATTAATTCCTGTTGGGTATTTTCTACTGTCACTACTACTAACATTTATCCCTGTAAATACTAAGGATGATAATTCAGTGAAAAACAAGTCAATTTATTTAGAATCAAATGGAATTCACCTGAATATAATAATAGCCGAAAATCAACTGGATTCTATACTTTTAGACGGTCTAAAACAATCCCAAAACGATAATTTTTATGCATTTGGCTGGGGCGACAGGAATTTTTACCTCAATACACCAACTTGGGATGATTTAACATATAGTACTGCCTGTAGAGCACTGTTTATCAAAAGCTCCGCTTTAATACGTGTAAACAGGTATTCAATAATCCATGGAGATTGGACAGAAATAAAAGTTAATCAAGATCAACTGAATAAAATCAACCGATATATATACAGGACATTTAGTTTAGATTCTCATAATAAAAAGATAAAACTGAATAACAGGGGCTATTCAAATAATGATAATTTTTACGAAGCTATGGGAAGTTTTACCTGTTTTAATACATGCAATAGCTGGGTAAATTCAGGATTAAAGGAAAGTGATATAAAAGCGTGTTTGTGGACACCTTTTGATTTCGGACTTCTTAATATGCATAAAAAATAA